In Acanthopagrus latus isolate v.2019 chromosome 23, fAcaLat1.1, whole genome shotgun sequence, the genomic window cactcactcctctGCCGGTGTCATTAGTTTCTTCAAtgagaaattacatttgatgttaatgtcaggttcatcagcagcagcaggggaattgtcatttttcttcagTAAATTGTCATTGCATGCTTTGCTTACCCTGAAAAGATTCTTTTATATAAACAGATGCTTAGTATTTGGTGCTGTGGATATACTCTGTACCAAGAATAAATGCACAGGCAGTGTCAGGGTGTAGTGAACtagtttaactacattttgCAGAGGCTTGCTGGTAGTCCATCAACATTCATTCATCTTGCATTGTGATTagttaaattacttttttgtcaTGCTTGCAAAAGCTATCCTTTAAAAGTAGACACAAAGAAAGCACAgggaaatataaatacattcattagTGAAGCAGAGAACCTTCCACTCAgagcaaaatgtattaaagtgcTCCCATATATTCTTCACCTCAGAAACTTGGGCTCCTGTGGGGCTCTGCTTGCAAGAAGGGCCAGCCTGCCTCTCTGCCCCGCCGCCGCCGTCAACATACCCAGCCGCAGCTTCATCAACCTGGTTGTTCCCATTAGCACCCGCAGGATGGAGTACACCGAGTGCCGGACATTAGAGTGAGTGACCcgatatgttgtttttaaagagatatttttatttaaaagaggTTAGAATCAGCTAATATATTAGTTGACAATCGTAAAATTATAACTACTCTGATAACAGTTTTGAAAGTGACACCTTGGATAGTTGTGGTCAGCATATCTTACTATCCATTACCAAACCATTACCATTACCAAAAGTATTTGCTGCTAAatccataatgaaaatgattatcAGGAGCATTCTCAAGACTGCTGCTCAAGACTTGAAATTGCAATCTGTATAGAAATGGCgatttcatttctctgtctgtgcatCTGACGTTAtgcaactgtgtgctcaggtATACTCCAGAGCAGATGTACAATGTGGTGGCCAGGGTCGACCAGTACCAGCACTTTGTTCCCTGGTGTAAGAAGTCTCGGGTCGTAAAGGGTCGAAACGGTGACATCCGGGCCGAGCTCGAAATAGGTTTCCCCCCCATCTCGGAGCGCTACACCTCTGAAGTCACTGTCGTACCAAACCACAAAGTCAGGGTAAGTCCTTATTTTGGTAGCTCCAGAAAATATCTCTTACAGATGACATGATTCTTGAGCTCTTAAACTTTAAGTAGTCGATATTAAGTAAAAGGTGAATTTCTTTTGAAACAGGCCGTGTGCACTGACGGATCCCTCTTCAGCCATCTTGAAACGATTTGGAGGTTTGCCCCTGGAGCCAAAGACCTACCCAACTCCTGCAAAGTAGAGTTCTATGTAAGTTTATAAGATGAAatgaatatacatatattaggaacaatgaaaatgatgaaatggtGTCACTGAACAAGCTTACTAAATTGCCTGTGGGACTTGAGAGACAAGATTACATGCTGGAGTAAAGACTAATTACAAATCGTTGTTCCTGTACCGCCGCGAATGGATTACTGACTGAAGGAAGTGTAGTGTAAAATCTCATTATGCTCTAAGTTTAGCCTCGAGTGGCTTGCCGGTGTCCCTAGAGGCCTGAAATAGCTGTCAGGGTAAGGAACAGTGTTAAGGAGCTGCTGACAGAGGTTTGACCTCAATGTGGGCTTAGATTACCTCGAGGTCAGCCAGGAAGCGGTCCAATCTCAACAGAACATGTTGAATAAGAGAGATTATCAATGAACCTTGAAAGAGAAGGAAGTCAAAAGCTGCTGTCAACTCCATCAAAGGCGATCTGTTTTTCACCTCTAGACAATGTTTATCGTTTAGAACTTGCAAGAAATCAGATTTAAATCAATTAAacctgactgaataaactcagaGCCTCCCCAACAGTTACCTTATATGGTTGTCCCCCCCTCTTGTGCCTTCTGTAGGTGTCATTTGAGTTCAGGTCCCTCCTGCACTCTCAGCTGGCCAGTGTCTTCTTCGACGAAGTGGTTAAGCAGATGGTCAGTGCCTTCGAGTCACGGGCGGCGATGCTTTACATGAACCAGCAGGAGGCGCCATTGAGGAGGCGGTCGGCATGAGGCGACCCCTTTGACCTCCACTCGGACTTTTTAACCAAACCCTGATGTCACCTACCATCAACACTTGTCTCACACAGGAGACTGGATCTTCTTTTTGCACTCACTCATATCGTCTACTTGAGTTGACATGCACATGGAATATACCTAAAACAAGCTAACTTATTTACTTTCttgtacatatatttatttaaaggagaagaattaattgatgttttttaaataatgttgaaCACAAATGTTTATGTGTGGATAATGTACAGACAGGTGACTCCTCAGGGATAAAAGGGTTAAAAGTGGAATTAAAAAGTTCTTCTTTTGATAAACTGATGTCTGATCTTATGTTATCCTTTTTAAATCTACTATTTAATGTACTTCAAACACTGGTGTAGAGTAGCGTATGTGTAGAGTAGtatggggggggaaaaaaagcctgtgTGTCCGGAAACAGTTGCATAAGCACAGTAACCTGAGGCTACAGTCAACACGTCCTCCCACACGCTATTCAGAACAACTGGCGTTACTCAGTAGGTGGTCGTCTGTTTACATGTGAAGAAACTTGTAAAAGCACATGTGGTGCGGATTTCACAACTCATGACCATTTTAAGAGGACAAAGTACGAACAAACTGAAAGTCAAAGGTCAAATGCTTTTGCTGTGATCATTTGACATTAGTTTGTCCCtgttcttttattcattttatttatttatttgttttttccataaaTTCCAAAGCACTCATAATAATGTCTGGAATCTTGTTAatatttcctgaaaatgtgaGTGAATCTAAACACCAGGAAGCAGTGTAGTTGGTgtacagaaatagaaatatacaGACGAGGTCATGACAATACAAAtggacacacaaacgcacacagaTATATAGACGCTCATACAGTTCCAAGACGTGATACGAGACATGAGGCAAACACACAATGTATTCATGACACACTTTGCAGTAAATTAAGCAGCATCTGTTTGAAGCAGAGTTGTAGtaaattaaatgttgatttCATGCCAGCAACAAACTCCTTGCAAATATTGACTTCCTTCTGAATGACCTAAACTGATTATTGAACGCACTGTAAgtgcacattttcagaaaatacaatattttaatgattattaagAAAGTGATTAAATATACAGTAGCTTGTGCCTTCAGTGACCCCAAAAATGTCTATTTCCAACtaattttacattattttacgATCCCATCCTCAAATGCAGGAACTTGTCTTAAGCAATTCGAAAATCAGTGAGCGTAAACAGTGACGCAGCAAAATGGCTGAGGCAAATTCAGACTGACAGTTTGCAAAGTAATTATActcaaatgagacaaaaatagtcaaaaacataACATGGCAGCttcaaatgaatgttttgaGTCTAATTTGTTGAATTACGTTTGTATTGACATCATGTCACATGATATTTACATCAATAACACTGTGAGTACCAAGTGCTGTTTTTAGGAGGCTTTGTAGGGGtgggctttttgtttttttcttgaattttgACTTTATGGTCAAAACCAAGTCAAAAAATTCTGTATGTTGACCTTTCACCAAACTAATACCTTCAAAGTTTAGATCTTCATTATCATTCTATCTTCTTCCTGATGTCTTATTCTATAGGaggttacatttcactgcagcaaagtgGAGTAATCCAATCTCAAAACCTGTATCGCAACTATACATAGATGTTGATCACTGAGTTCCCTGTTAACCAGAGTGCACTGTGACATTTATGGCCCAGGGTTAACAAGTTACAGAATGCCTTGTCTGACCTAGTTTGCTTAATCAATATAAACTCTTAAATTTGATTAGATCTCTTTGGACTTGTTGTTCTTCAGGCTGGTAAAACACAttccatttctgtgttttaacattcCTGTGCTTTCCCAGCTTTCTCAACTAAGACGTCAATAAATGGGTGTTTCCTGAAATGTCAGATGAAGTATAAAAGTGGGAGGTTCAGAGGAGGACGACTCCACAGAAGCAGAGATTTATCAACGGCAAGGATGAGGAAGGCTGCAGTCCTGTTTCTGGCGTTCAGCTGCTGTGTATGTAATGCACaagttaatgaaaacaatgacaaagtCGATCAGTGCTCAGGATCAACTGGCTGCTTTGAAACCTGCTCCCTCAATTGCGTGACTCAGAGCCTGGGAGCGTTGGGAAAGACGGTCACAAACATGGCAGAAAAAGTGACACACCTTGAGACTAAGTTGCAAAAGGCTGAAAACGATGTCCTGGAACTGCGGAGCCTGATTGGAGGTAACACAGAGCAAAAGTTGATAATTCTAGTATTTATTCTTAACTCTGATGTGCTCATGGTAGCTTCTGCTTCTCAGGCACACCTCAGGTGGCCTTTTCTGCAGCTCTCCGGGATTCTGGCAGTGGAAATATTGGACCATTCTCCACTGCTACCCCACTGAAGTATAAGAGGGTCTTCTCCAACACTGGCAATAGCTACAATCCCTCAACAGGTAGTGTTTGCTGGGGACAGAAAGGGACAGAGATAGAAGCGAACGTGTGATATGTAACCAATCTCTTCATTCTGACAGGCATTTTCACAGCAGTGGTCAAGGGAACGTACTTCTTTCGATTCTCCATGTTCAACAACCTCGATCCTGTTCCCAACTCTGTTGCGAGCCTCATGAAAAATGGCGTGCGGCTGACATCTGTCTGGGACACCTCAGGGTCTGACGCAAACGACATGGGCAGTAACGCTGTGGTCATCGCCCTTGAGGTGGGAGACAATGTGTATGTGGAGCTCCCGGCAAACAGGGTACTCTACGATGATGCCATGAACTACAACACCTTCAGTGGTTTTCTGCTCTTCACTACATAAATCAAGCAATGAGACTTCAGGGCTGGGAATACCTTTTTAGCAAATTaggaaatgtaaatgaaatttGTTTGAGACTTTCATCAATATGATGTTTTGAATTCACAGTTTTCTACAAGTGTACTAACAGTTTGATTATTTGCACTGATTGTCCAATACGAATTTTATAcacaatagaaaataaaatacaagagAACAACACTCTGGAGCCGGAGAGGTTTTGTGCATTTCCATTATCATTTTGCATGCATACACAGACTCTACCCTTGAACAATATTTTGGCAGTGTAGAAGGTCACTGGGTCCTCTGGGCCATCTTTGGCCGGGCTTGACAGCTCTCTGGGGTAATTAGCCTAAATGAAACACCTgtaataagaaaagaaaaactgtaattaagACTGCAGATGATGTTAACTGTAGATGGTTGTGCCAGCTGTCCTAATGTGAACCCATGGCGTCGTCTATGTGAGCATGACATAACAGATTTGTGACATGGACAGTTTCAAGTTACAGGGTTTTACATTGAAAACTGCACTGGTATTACGTGCAATGTGCTGCTCTTAAGATGACTTTTTGAACT contains:
- the si:ch73-141c7.1 gene encoding coenzyme Q-binding protein COQ10 homolog, mitochondrial; translated protein: MASKTTPLLFKALLEMSEAHSSKVVRGNAKRANLRNLGSCGALLARRASLPLCPAAAVNIPSRSFINLVVPISTRRMEYTECRTLEYTPEQMYNVVARVDQYQHFVPWCKKSRVVKGRNGDIRAELEIGFPPISERYTSEVTVVPNHKVRAVCTDGSLFSHLETIWRFAPGAKDLPNSCKVEFYVSFEFRSLLHSQLASVFFDEVVKQMVSAFESRAAMLYMNQQEAPLRRRSA
- the LOC119014216 gene encoding complement C1q-like protein 2, with the protein product MRKAAVLFLAFSCCVCNAQVNENNDKVDQCSGSTGCFETCSLNCVTQSLGALGKTVTNMAEKVTHLETKLQKAENDVLELRSLIGGTPQVAFSAALRDSGSGNIGPFSTATPLKYKRVFSNTGNSYNPSTGIFTAVVKGTYFFRFSMFNNLDPVPNSVASLMKNGVRLTSVWDTSGSDANDMGSNAVVIALEVGDNVYVELPANRVLYDDAMNYNTFSGFLLFTT